From the Halorhabdus utahensis DSM 12940 genome, one window contains:
- a CDS encoding GYD domain-containing protein, which yields MPTYLTLLRYTEQGISTVESSPDRLESHKDLVADLGGEFKDFYLTMGQYDGIAIAAFPDDETAAEYALILGKAGNVRTETLRAFSDDEFESIVTDLS from the coding sequence ATGCCAACGTACCTGACACTGCTACGCTATACGGAGCAAGGAATCTCGACAGTCGAATCCAGCCCGGACCGCCTCGAGTCCCACAAGGACCTCGTCGCGGACCTCGGTGGGGAGTTCAAAGACTTCTACCTCACGATGGGCCAATACGACGGGATCGCCATCGCCGCGTTCCCGGACGACGAGACCGCCGCCGAGTATGCCCTCATCCTCGGGAAAGCAGGGAACGTCCGGACAGAAACACTCCGGGCGTTCAGCGACGACGAGTTCGAATCCATCGTCACGGATCTCTCGTAG
- a CDS encoding RNA-guided endonuclease InsQ/TnpB family protein, whose product MNYNYRYRLYPTDDQREALAWTLDTCRQVYNHFLNRLNEADDVPSEYAQKNTLPDLKREWSDLKQIHSKVLQVVVERLYNNLRTLSGQKENGYNVGALRWKGAGWYKSFTYSQSGFKLIGTDTRRDRLRLSKIGEIPIAYHREIPENATIKQVCIKRNASGKWYATFGIEIDEQPEKPAPETIDPEDAVGIDVGILKYAHDTDGTAVESLDLSDERERLRREQRKLSRKEKRSNNYEKQRMVVARWHDQIANKRRDFLHKLAHYYVETYDVVAVEDLNVRGMMEQDRNSRNTAHSAWRTFIEILRYKAESAGTHLVEVNPRGTTKECSNCGVETEKPLWVREHSCPSCGYEDDRDANAAKNILQRAFSELGMGQAESAPLETATATDTRVVSASRVIERGSPALNERGRQTERSRTG is encoded by the coding sequence ATGAACTACAACTACAGGTATCGGCTCTATCCGACGGACGACCAACGGGAGGCGTTAGCGTGGACGCTCGATACCTGTAGACAGGTCTACAACCACTTCCTGAACCGGCTCAACGAAGCCGACGACGTGCCTTCGGAATACGCCCAAAAGAACACACTCCCTGACCTGAAACGCGAATGGTCCGACCTGAAGCAGATCCATTCGAAGGTGCTTCAGGTCGTCGTAGAACGGCTCTACAACAACCTTCGTACACTCTCAGGGCAAAAGGAGAACGGGTACAACGTCGGTGCGCTTCGTTGGAAGGGCGCGGGGTGGTACAAGTCGTTCACCTACAGCCAAAGCGGGTTCAAGCTCATTGGAACCGACACCCGACGGGATCGGCTTCGACTGAGCAAGATCGGTGAGATACCAATCGCGTACCACCGCGAGATTCCCGAGAACGCGACCATCAAGCAGGTCTGCATCAAACGGAACGCTTCGGGGAAATGGTACGCGACGTTCGGCATTGAGATCGACGAACAACCCGAAAAACCCGCCCCCGAAACCATCGACCCCGAAGATGCTGTCGGTATCGACGTGGGTATCCTGAAGTACGCTCACGACACCGACGGGACCGCCGTGGAATCGTTGGACCTCTCGGACGAACGTGAGCGCCTACGACGAGAACAGCGGAAGCTCTCGCGAAAAGAGAAGAGGTCGAACAACTACGAAAAACAACGGATGGTCGTCGCCCGCTGGCACGACCAGATTGCGAACAAACGCCGCGACTTCCTGCACAAGCTCGCCCACTACTACGTCGAGACCTACGACGTGGTGGCCGTCGAGGACCTGAACGTTCGCGGCATGATGGAGCAAGACCGAAACAGTCGAAACACAGCACATTCCGCGTGGCGAACCTTCATCGAGATACTGCGATACAAGGCTGAGAGCGCCGGTACGCACCTCGTTGAAGTCAACCCACGTGGAACTACCAAGGAGTGTAGCAACTGTGGCGTTGAAACCGAGAAACCCCTGTGGGTGCGCGAGCACTCATGTCCGTCGTGCGGATACGAAGACGATAGGGACGCCAACGCCGCGAAGAACATCCTTCAGCGTGCTTTTTCTGAATTAGGCATGGGACAGGCCGAATCCGCGCCCCTGGAGACTGCGACCGCTACGGATACCCGTGTGGTATCTGCAAGTCGCGTCATCGAACGGGGAAGCCCCGCCCTCAACGAGCGAGGTCGTCAGACCGAGCGCAGTAGGACGGGGTAG
- the tnpA gene encoding IS200/IS605 family transposase, whose amino-acid sequence MVYDLDKSSHSVYTLHYHLVLVVKYRRDVFTEDMKNFMRGAIEGFVDNYGVEIERLEADGDHVHILFKAKPSTDLTKFINTLKGSTARRIRNEFHDEIKHKLWGDSFWTDSYCLISTGQASLDVLIEYVDSQRTDPPNDR is encoded by the coding sequence ATGGTGTACGACCTCGACAAAAGTTCGCACTCCGTGTACACCTTGCACTACCACCTCGTTTTGGTAGTCAAATACAGGAGAGACGTGTTCACGGAGGACATGAAGAACTTCATGCGCGGAGCCATTGAGGGGTTCGTAGACAACTACGGCGTCGAAATCGAACGCCTCGAAGCAGATGGCGACCACGTACACATCCTGTTCAAGGCCAAGCCGAGTACCGACCTAACCAAATTCATCAACACGCTCAAGGGAAGCACCGCGCGACGGATTCGAAACGAGTTCCACGACGAAATCAAGCACAAGCTCTGGGGTGATTCGTTCTGGACAGACTCATACTGTCTCATTTCCACCGGGCAAGCGTCGCTTGATGTTCTCATCGAATACGTCGATAGCCAGCGCACGGACCCCCCTAACGACCGATGA
- a CDS encoding ATP-binding protein, translated as MIGVPVVAYHGPDVETLVDRWTECDRPFTLRSWETVRSTAGADSRSVDCVVVESDAEADVSAWIDEIHEHVGSVPIIVVTVGQITDLESAVPDGVTSHFTVSPDVDRVELLSKLASLVEEHVTARDARSMLDSLLTNVPFSMYAKDRRGRHVAVSDVVPSMIGAPYIENPEGKRHHHPTDILGKTDFDLYSAALATESLADDQSVVETGEPIEQRIEESHAESGLGTKLMTTKFPWDGPDGSVVGSIGVTWDISKRKQYEHQLKRQNDRVRRLATMVSHDIRNPLSVAVGRLEVAQTTGDPDQFDAIGRALDRIDALVADIITVMRQGEPATDLDPVALGDIAHDVWENCAFEGAVLRVSTTVSVYADPGRLRLLLDHLFTNAVEHGRDGTDDITITVGELPDDGGFFVADDGVGIPTDKHEQVFQPGLSGSDTSTLGLPLVATIADAHNWTIRLTQSDDGGARFEFHGVRQFDA; from the coding sequence ATGATCGGCGTACCGGTCGTGGCCTATCACGGGCCGGACGTCGAGACGCTGGTCGACCGGTGGACGGAGTGCGACCGGCCGTTCACCCTCCGGTCCTGGGAGACAGTTCGTTCGACGGCTGGAGCCGACAGTCGATCGGTCGACTGCGTCGTCGTCGAATCTGACGCCGAGGCCGACGTCAGTGCGTGGATCGACGAGATTCACGAACACGTCGGGTCAGTTCCGATCATCGTCGTCACTGTCGGGCAGATAACTGACCTCGAGTCGGCGGTTCCCGACGGGGTGACGAGTCACTTTACCGTGTCACCGGACGTCGATCGTGTCGAGTTACTTTCGAAGCTCGCGTCGCTGGTTGAGGAACACGTCACTGCCCGTGACGCGCGGTCGATGCTCGACTCATTGCTGACGAACGTGCCGTTCTCGATGTACGCCAAGGACCGCCGGGGGCGACACGTCGCTGTCAGCGACGTGGTGCCCTCCATGATTGGTGCCCCGTACATCGAGAACCCGGAGGGCAAACGTCATCACCATCCGACCGACATTCTCGGCAAGACCGACTTCGATCTGTACTCGGCTGCCCTCGCGACCGAGAGCCTCGCGGACGATCAGTCCGTTGTCGAGACCGGCGAACCCATCGAGCAGCGGATCGAGGAATCCCACGCCGAGAGCGGACTCGGGACGAAACTCATGACGACGAAATTCCCGTGGGATGGCCCGGACGGGAGTGTCGTCGGCTCCATCGGTGTGACCTGGGACATCAGCAAGCGCAAACAGTACGAACACCAGCTCAAGCGCCAGAACGATCGAGTCAGGCGACTCGCGACCATGGTGAGCCACGACATCAGAAACCCACTGTCGGTGGCAGTCGGTCGGCTGGAGGTTGCTCAGACGACCGGTGATCCCGATCAATTCGATGCCATCGGGCGTGCCCTCGATCGCATCGACGCCCTCGTCGCCGATATCATCACCGTGATGCGACAGGGCGAACCCGCGACGGATCTCGACCCAGTGGCACTTGGAGATATTGCCCACGATGTCTGGGAGAACTGTGCGTTCGAGGGGGCCGTCCTCCGGGTGTCGACGACGGTGAGTGTCTACGCCGATCCCGGTCGCCTCCGGCTGTTGCTCGACCATCTGTTCACGAACGCCGTCGAACACGGGCGTGACGGGACCGACGATATCACGATCACGGTCGGCGAGTTGCCAGACGACGGCGGGTTTTTCGTGGCTGACGATGGCGTGGGCATCCCGACTGACAAGCACGAACAGGTGTTCCAGCCGGGTCTCTCGGGGTCGGACACGTCGACGCTTGGCCTCCCGCTCGTCGCGACCATCGCCGACGCCCACAACTGGACGATCCGACTCACCCAAAGCGACGACGGGGGCGCACGCTTCGAGTTTCACGGCGTTCGTCAGTTCGACGCCTAG
- a CDS encoding GTP-dependent dephospho-CoA kinase family protein: MSEEPSTPVESGTADPEREIVLSLPESLRSALKEPFGPVRTDADSLLAEAGDPLIAVGDIVTYHLLEAGRPPDVSLIDERTERSAVDAGIRERIVEDEGWFEYRVQVDNPAGTVTAALLGALVEALDRDEPSTIVVVDGEEDLATLPAMVVAPPGASVVYGQPGEGMVHVAVDTETSERARSILSRMDGDHARAWKLLGV; this comes from the coding sequence GTGTCGGAAGAACCATCGACGCCGGTCGAGAGTGGGACAGCCGACCCGGAGCGTGAGATCGTGCTATCCCTCCCCGAGTCCCTCCGGAGTGCGCTGAAAGAGCCCTTCGGCCCCGTCCGTACGGACGCCGACTCGCTACTGGCCGAAGCGGGCGATCCCCTGATCGCCGTGGGCGATATCGTCACGTACCACCTGCTGGAAGCGGGTCGGCCGCCGGACGTCTCGCTGATCGACGAGCGAACCGAGCGGAGCGCGGTCGACGCTGGAATCAGAGAGCGGATCGTCGAGGACGAGGGGTGGTTCGAGTACCGCGTGCAGGTCGACAATCCGGCCGGGACGGTGACGGCAGCCCTTCTTGGCGCACTTGTCGAGGCACTCGATCGCGACGAGCCCTCGACCATCGTCGTCGTCGACGGCGAGGAGGACCTCGCAACGTTGCCCGCGATGGTGGTCGCGCCGCCGGGTGCCAGCGTCGTCTATGGGCAACCCGGCGAGGGGATGGTCCACGTCGCCGTCGATACGGAGACCAGCGAGCGTGCGCGGTCGATCCTCTCGCGGATGGACGGCGACCACGCTCGGGCGTGGAAGCTGCTCGGTGTATAA
- the spt4 gene encoding transcription elongation factor subunit Spt4, translated as MMADRYVCRECHRVQDNPEADVCQACGSSSLTEDWAGYVIITHPEESEIATEMEVTEPGKYALKVR; from the coding sequence CTGATGGCCGATCGGTACGTCTGTCGGGAGTGCCACCGGGTGCAGGACAACCCGGAAGCTGACGTCTGCCAGGCCTGCGGGTCGAGTTCGCTCACCGAGGACTGGGCCGGCTACGTCATCATCACCCATCCCGAGGAGAGCGAGATCGCCACCGAGATGGAAGTCACCGAACCCGGCAAGTACGCGCTGAAGGTTCGATAG
- a CDS encoding DNA-directed RNA polymerase, translating into MYKRVRLRDTVEVPPEHLADVTPGLVKRLLQEKLEGRMDEDVGSVVSVTEVHDIGEGAVVPNEPGVYYVAEFDALTFDPQMQEVVDGEVVEVVNFGAFVGIGPVDGLLHVSQISDEYLAYDGENQQLASRDSNRTLTVGDSVRARIVTKSIDERNPRDSKIGLTAKQVGLGKHGWLDEERKARAEAGEN; encoded by the coding sequence ATGTACAAACGGGTTCGATTGCGCGACACGGTCGAGGTACCGCCCGAGCATCTGGCAGACGTGACGCCGGGGCTCGTGAAACGACTGCTACAGGAGAAACTCGAAGGCCGCATGGACGAAGACGTCGGCAGCGTCGTGAGCGTGACGGAGGTCCACGACATCGGCGAGGGGGCAGTCGTCCCCAACGAGCCCGGCGTCTACTACGTGGCCGAGTTCGACGCCCTCACCTTCGATCCGCAGATGCAGGAGGTCGTCGACGGTGAGGTCGTCGAGGTCGTCAACTTCGGCGCGTTCGTCGGGATCGGCCCTGTCGACGGACTCCTCCACGTCTCCCAGATCTCCGACGAATACCTGGCATACGACGGCGAGAACCAGCAACTCGCCTCCCGGGACTCGAATCGGACGCTGACCGTCGGGGACTCGGTGCGCGCCCGGATCGTCACCAAGTCCATCGACGAGCGCAACCCCCGGGACTCAAAGATCGGCCTGACGGCCAAACAGGTCGGGCTGGGCAAGCACGGCTGGCTCGACGAGGAGCGCAAGGCGCGCGCCGAAGCGGGTGAGAACTGA
- a CDS encoding PIN domain-containing protein: MTAVLDTNALMMPVECNVRVFEELDRVIGETDLVVPEAVVAELDRLSDGGGEEATAASVGRDLVERCRVVDHDATNADDAVLELARELEAYAVTNDGPLRQALLAADVPVIGLRGRNKLAITQP, from the coding sequence ATGACTGCGGTGCTTGATACCAACGCACTGATGATGCCGGTCGAATGTAACGTCCGCGTCTTCGAGGAACTCGATCGGGTGATCGGCGAGACGGACCTGGTCGTTCCCGAGGCGGTCGTGGCGGAACTCGATCGGTTGTCCGACGGTGGCGGCGAGGAGGCGACGGCGGCGAGCGTCGGTCGCGACCTCGTCGAGCGGTGTCGGGTCGTCGATCACGACGCGACCAATGCCGACGATGCGGTGCTGGAACTCGCCCGCGAATTAGAGGCTTACGCGGTCACCAACGATGGGCCGCTCCGCCAAGCCCTCCTCGCTGCGGACGTTCCAGTAATTGGTTTAAGGGGCCGGAACAAACTCGCGATCACTCAACCATAA
- a CDS encoding translation initiation factor IF-2 subunit gamma: protein MTGTHGHPEVNIGLVGHVDHGKTTLVEALSGEWTDQHSEEMKRGISIRLGYADATFRRCPEGEDAAGYTVAEECPEHDVETDVLRTVSFVDAPGHETLMATMLAGAAIMDGAVLVISATEDVPQAQTEEHLMALDIIGIDNIVVAQNKVDLVDADQARRNYEQIQDFIEGTVAEDAPIVPISAGQNVNMDLLIEAVEEEIPTEDRDLDADAEMLVARSFDINRPGTTWDSLSGGVLGGSLAQGSLEADDEIELRPGREVEEGGQTEWRPVTTTVRSLQAGGEGVDEVTPGGLLGVGTGLDPSLTKGDALAGQIAGPPGTLPPVQEEFTMDIQLLDRIVAEDTDEVEEISTGEPLMLTIGTATTVGSVTSARDGEAEVALKRPVCAREGAKIAINRRIGARWRLIGVGTLRE from the coding sequence ATGACAGGAACACACGGACACCCGGAGGTGAACATCGGACTCGTCGGGCACGTCGACCACGGCAAGACGACGCTCGTCGAAGCTCTCAGCGGGGAGTGGACGGATCAGCACTCTGAGGAGATGAAACGCGGAATCTCGATCCGACTGGGGTACGCCGACGCGACGTTCCGGCGCTGTCCGGAGGGCGAGGACGCGGCGGGATACACCGTCGCCGAGGAGTGTCCCGAACACGACGTCGAGACTGACGTTTTGCGGACCGTCTCGTTCGTCGACGCGCCCGGCCACGAGACGCTGATGGCGACGATGCTCGCCGGCGCGGCTATCATGGACGGGGCCGTCCTGGTCATCTCGGCGACCGAGGACGTTCCGCAGGCACAGACCGAGGAACACCTGATGGCGCTTGACATCATCGGGATCGACAACATCGTCGTCGCCCAGAACAAGGTCGATCTGGTCGACGCCGACCAAGCGCGACGGAACTACGAGCAGATTCAGGACTTCATCGAAGGCACCGTCGCCGAGGACGCGCCGATCGTCCCGATCAGTGCGGGCCAGAACGTCAACATGGACCTGCTCATCGAGGCCGTCGAGGAGGAGATCCCGACGGAGGACCGCGACCTCGACGCCGACGCCGAGATGCTCGTCGCCCGGAGTTTCGACATCAATCGCCCGGGGACGACCTGGGACTCGCTGTCGGGCGGCGTGCTGGGCGGGAGTCTCGCCCAGGGCAGCCTCGAAGCCGACGACGAGATCGAACTCCGACCCGGCCGCGAAGTCGAGGAAGGCGGCCAGACGGAGTGGCGACCGGTCACGACGACGGTCCGGTCGCTGCAGGCCGGCGGCGAGGGCGTCGACGAGGTGACGCCCGGCGGGCTATTGGGCGTCGGGACGGGACTCGATCCCTCGCTGACGAAGGGTGACGCGCTGGCGGGCCAGATCGCCGGCCCGCCCGGCACGCTCCCCCCAGTCCAGGAGGAGTTCACGATGGACATCCAGTTGCTCGACCGGATCGTCGCCGAGGACACCGACGAGGTCGAGGAGATCTCGACGGGCGAGCCGCTCATGCTCACGATCGGGACGGCGACGACCGTCGGGTCGGTCACGAGCGCCCGCGACGGCGAGGCCGAAGTGGCGCTGAAACGGCCGGTGTGTGCCCGCGAAGGGGCGAAGATCGCGATCAATCGCCGGATCGGCGCACGCTGGCGGCTGATCGGCGTCGGGACGCTCCGTGAATGA
- a CDS encoding mechanosensitive ion channel domain-containing protein: MTEVLAVGVIETVIESFQADVVAAVPRALSGLVFLTVAYVGIKLVTTVVRSVLERVYPTDQRLIVDFLLLVVGTFLWFGAGLALLNVLGLGNVAASLGTAAGFIGLGVSYALSNMIADTVAGVYLLKDPDFNKGDTVTTASTTGTVTDIGLRKSRLRTDDGLVVLANRNVESGWTYRSGPDEE, translated from the coding sequence ATGACCGAAGTCCTCGCTGTCGGCGTGATCGAGACAGTGATCGAATCGTTCCAGGCGGACGTCGTCGCCGCGGTACCGCGTGCGCTTTCCGGACTGGTGTTTCTCACGGTCGCGTATGTCGGGATCAAACTCGTCACGACAGTCGTCCGGTCGGTCCTCGAACGGGTGTATCCCACCGATCAGCGTCTCATCGTCGACTTCCTCCTGCTCGTCGTGGGGACGTTTCTGTGGTTCGGGGCCGGGCTGGCGCTGCTCAACGTCCTCGGCCTGGGAAACGTCGCGGCGAGTCTCGGGACTGCCGCCGGCTTCATCGGGTTGGGCGTCTCGTACGCCCTCTCTAACATGATCGCCGACACCGTCGCCGGCGTCTACCTGCTCAAGGACCCGGACTTCAACAAGGGCGACACCGTGACGACCGCCTCGACGACGGGAACTGTCACGGACATCGGCCTCCGGAAGAGTCGGCTCCGGACCGACGACGGGCTGGTCGTCCTCGCCAACCGCAACGTCGAGTCCGGCTGGACGTATCGATCCGGTCCGGACGAGGAGTAA
- a CDS encoding DUF5787 family protein — MREYGFELALCGALEDSERLLARQLGAHVHGRRIADIVAIDPGPEFDQRAAITDETIPPAAIDAPVGPGQARPLRDVLPDRRPDERHRIADRAVEIGFFESERRNGDRYVRQVARYPDAWFDRLLGIENKPDLGRPGDLQTQLRIDVSLGLFDEVILATASHVTGAHRNRLPEAVGIWRFDPDTGEREVLKEPTSLPTDEWGLELIEREAGQAAVRPVDPAAKARARRRLAERAYGKGWRTFTWPACARCDPDGAEPAATVPYCTYHDRIVNPVEDCGESCPGYESADPPAVDVEAVRDSRSPWVRDPAGRQRRQVGLDRFE; from the coding sequence GTGCGGGAGTACGGCTTCGAGCTCGCGCTGTGTGGAGCCCTGGAGGACAGCGAGCGGCTGCTCGCCCGTCAGCTCGGCGCGCACGTCCACGGCCGGCGGATCGCGGATATCGTGGCCATCGACCCAGGTCCCGAGTTCGACCAGCGAGCCGCGATCACCGACGAGACCATCCCGCCGGCGGCCATCGACGCGCCGGTCGGCCCCGGTCAGGCCAGGCCGCTCCGGGATGTCTTGCCCGACCGCCGGCCCGACGAGCGCCATCGGATCGCCGACCGGGCGGTCGAGATCGGCTTCTTCGAGTCCGAGCGCCGGAACGGGGATCGGTACGTCCGGCAGGTCGCTCGCTATCCCGACGCGTGGTTCGACCGCCTTCTCGGCATCGAGAACAAACCCGACCTCGGCCGGCCGGGCGACCTCCAGACCCAGCTCCGGATCGACGTTTCGCTCGGCCTCTTCGACGAAGTCATTCTGGCGACGGCCTCCCATGTCACCGGCGCACACCGCAACCGGCTCCCCGAGGCAGTCGGGATCTGGCGGTTCGACCCCGACACCGGTGAGCGCGAGGTGCTCAAGGAACCGACGTCTCTCCCGACCGACGAGTGGGGCCTCGAGTTGATCGAACGCGAGGCCGGCCAGGCCGCCGTGCGGCCGGTCGATCCCGCGGCGAAGGCCCGCGCTCGCCGACGGCTCGCCGAGCGGGCCTACGGCAAGGGCTGGCGGACGTTCACCTGGCCGGCGTGTGCCCGGTGTGACCCCGACGGTGCCGAGCCGGCCGCCACGGTGCCGTACTGCACCTATCACGACCGGATCGTCAACCCTGTCGAGGACTGCGGGGAGTCCTGCCCGGGCTACGAGTCCGCCGATCCGCCGGCGGTCGACGTCGAAGCCGTCCGCGATTCGCGGTCGCCCTGGGTCCGCGATCCGGCCGGCCGACAGCGTCGGCAGGTCGGTCTCGACCGCTTCGAGTAG
- a CDS encoding MBL fold metallo-hydrolase, with the protein MEVTLLGTGDTTGTPTVGCGCDVCEQARDPDDALREQLRDRGVEVGDRGVERTRFSVHVRNERTDETLLIDASPDFRTQFLREDLDAPDAAVISHVHFDHLDGLGNFYRLTRDMPVYAAGEVDPATGQSVAQSVRERYDYLDVIDVKARDPFESFRVAGLDVTLVPVDHPPLSCYGLVVEDPETGAKLSLSGDTSYEVPQASRDALAGADLLLVDGILPADRCDTHPAGGSHHDDEGVPMTYGSKHMTIEGAQRLSEELDAGELRIVHLSHYLPVETAFDVPLAVDGERFVL; encoded by the coding sequence ATGGAAGTCACGCTGCTCGGGACCGGCGATACGACCGGGACGCCGACGGTCGGATGTGGGTGTGACGTCTGTGAGCAGGCGCGCGATCCCGACGACGCCCTCCGTGAGCAGTTGCGCGACCGCGGCGTCGAGGTCGGCGATCGCGGCGTCGAGCGGACCCGCTTTTCGGTCCACGTCCGCAACGAGCGTACCGACGAGACGCTGCTGATCGACGCGAGTCCCGACTTCCGGACCCAGTTCCTCCGGGAGGACCTCGACGCTCCCGACGCCGCGGTGATCTCCCACGTCCACTTCGATCACCTCGACGGCCTGGGCAACTTCTATCGCCTGACGCGGGACATGCCGGTCTATGCGGCCGGCGAGGTCGACCCCGCAACGGGCCAAAGCGTCGCCCAGAGCGTCCGCGAGCGCTACGACTACCTCGACGTGATCGACGTCAAGGCTCGCGATCCATTCGAGTCGTTCCGGGTCGCCGGCCTCGACGTCACGCTCGTCCCCGTCGATCACCCGCCGCTGTCGTGTTACGGCCTCGTGGTCGAGGACCCCGAGACGGGTGCGAAACTCTCGCTGTCGGGCGATACGAGTTACGAGGTCCCGCAAGCGAGTCGGGACGCCCTCGCCGGGGCCGACCTGTTGCTCGTCGACGGCATCCTCCCGGCCGACCGGTGTGACACCCACCCGGCCGGCGGGTCACACCACGACGACGAGGGGGTCCCGATGACCTACGGGAGCAAGCACATGACCATCGAGGGGGCTCAGCGCTTGAGCGAGGAACTCGACGCCGGCGAGTTGCGGATCGTCCACCTCTCGCACTACTTGCCGGTCGAAACGGCCTTCGACGTGCCGCTTGCGGTCGACGGCGAGCGGTTCGTGCTGTGA
- a CDS encoding aldo/keto reductase gives MPPATLPVPGLGTYSDENREQWVENVRTALDVGYRHVDTAQGYDNEQYVGEGIATSSVDRDAVFLASKVDPENLAREDLIESTTASLHRLGTDYLDLLYVHWPTHTYDAEETLGALSKLHDEGTIEHIGLSNFTPELLEEAREILDVPITAHQVECHPLLQQDRLREDAREHDHWLVAYSPLAQGEVFEDPTIREIAEKHGVSPAAVSLAWLDAKEHVVPIPKASSREHLAANLEAFELSLDDEDVAAIDAIDREHRVIDPDFAPWNQ, from the coding sequence ATGCCACCTGCTACATTGCCAGTCCCCGGTCTCGGCACCTACTCGGACGAAAACCGCGAGCAGTGGGTCGAGAACGTCCGGACGGCGCTCGACGTCGGCTATCGTCACGTCGACACGGCCCAGGGGTACGACAACGAACAGTACGTCGGCGAGGGGATCGCCACTTCGTCGGTCGATCGCGATGCCGTCTTCCTCGCGAGCAAGGTCGATCCCGAAAATCTCGCCCGCGAGGACCTCATCGAGTCGACGACGGCGAGTCTCCATCGGCTCGGGACTGACTACCTCGATCTCCTGTACGTCCACTGGCCGACCCACACCTACGACGCCGAAGAGACCCTCGGCGCACTTTCGAAACTCCACGACGAGGGCACGATCGAGCATATCGGCCTCTCGAATTTCACGCCGGAGTTGCTCGAGGAGGCCCGGGAGATTCTGGATGTCCCGATCACTGCCCACCAGGTCGAGTGTCACCCGCTACTCCAGCAGGATCGCCTTCGGGAGGACGCCCGCGAGCACGACCACTGGCTGGTCGCGTACTCGCCGCTCGCCCAGGGCGAAGTGTTCGAGGACCCGACGATCCGTGAGATCGCCGAGAAACACGGCGTCTCCCCGGCTGCGGTCAGCCTCGCGTGGCTCGACGCGAAAGAGCACGTCGTTCCGATCCCGAAAGCCAGCAGCCGCGAGCATCTGGCGGCTAATCTGGAAGCGTTCGAGCTCTCCCTCGACGACGAAGACGTCGCCGCGATCGACGCCATCGATCGCGAGCACCGGGTCATCGATCCGGATTTCGCCCCCTGGAACCAGTAG